From the Triticum urartu cultivar G1812 chromosome 4, Tu2.1, whole genome shotgun sequence genome, the window TTGACATTCTGACATTGAGCTCCAACTTGAGCGTCTCACTCAAATCTCAAGCAAGATGGGCATGGGACAACTAGAGTAGCATATCAtcattttttttttttttggtcCAGGGAAACCGCCATCGCTTCGAGTTTAGGCCAGGGGCCCAGGGCAGTGTCAGTGACCAATTTCGCCATGCTGCCGTGCCGATGGGCCATCCGGCCCACAGACGCCAGTGGCCCGAGGCCAGCCCGGCCCGCTCCACCTCGCCTAGAGAGAGAATGGCCACGTCGGCAACCGGCCGGTCACCTTTCCTCTCCCGCACTTCACACTTCACACCACCCAAAAAAAACCTAGCAGAACAGCAATGGCGTCCCCGCCGCCGGCaaccctcgccgccgccgtcctcctcctgctcctcGTCGTTTCCCACCCACTGGCCTCAGGGCTGGAGCCCTCCCTCCCGGCCTCCTCCCCGTTCGACGCGGCGCTGGCGGCGCTGCAGGGCCGGATCGGCTACGCGTTCGGCTCCCCGGACCTGCTCCGCCGCGCGATGACGCACGCCTCCTACTCGCGCGAGAACGGCCGGGCGCTGGCCGTGCTCGGCCTGGCCGCGGCGGAGTCGGCCGCCGCGCTGCGGGCCCTCGCCGCCGACCGCGACGCGCCGGCCTCCGCCGTCTCCCGCGCCGCGCGCGACGCCGCGGGGGAGCCCGCCTGCGCCGCGGCGGGCGCCCGCGCGGGCATCCCGGGCGTCGTGCGCGTCGCCGGGTCCATCAAGGCCTCGGCCCCGCCCGTGGTCTGCGGCGCCCTCCGCGCGCTCCTCGGCGCCGTCGCCGTCGACAACGGcaccgccgacgccgccgccgagGTCTTCTGGCGCCTCCAcgtcgtcaccgccgccgccatgtGACGCGTGCACGAGTAATAAATCATCCAAGATGGTTTGCACTTGCACATCAGTGTTCACAAGTATATTTACTAGTAGGATAAGTGAAGCTGCTGCTGCAATCTACCTCTATGTAAATTATGAACTGCCACCTAGAGCCTGGATGAAAATCATCAACTTCCACTTTGATTCCGTATGCAAATTATGAACAGTCACTCAGAGCTCTGATGAAAATCATGAACCTCCACTTTGATCTTGTATGCAAATTATGAACTGCCGCTTCGAGTTGTGCTATGTCTGATTTgagatggatcatggaacaagagTTCCTTGTCGAATTCAGTTACACTGCGTTTGGATGTCTTCATTGGGGGGCTTGTATTGGATTTGGTATTGGTAAGTTTCATTTCACCTGTTTGGCTGGACACTAAATTGGTGGCCGGTAATGAAACTAAATTCAGGCTGAAATCACTCCCACGCAAACAGTCTGCCCACAATACGGAGGCCTCCGGCTCTGAATTGTGCTGAAATCGCCCATCTCGCAAAACGTACCGGTTCACTTCCCTTTTTCCCCCTCGCGAACAGGTAAGGAGAAAAGGCAGGAAGGGAGATAGCGAGCTCCGAGGTGGGCGGCGGCTGCGAAGCTCGGCGGCGTCCAGGTGCGTTCCCTCCTCGGCCCCCTCCTCCTGCAACATCTTCCGGCACCGCCGCATCTCACCCGTCCCCTCCACTGACGCGTCGTGCACTGCCTCCAGCTCGGCGGCCATGGGCGTCCGCCACAGGCCCGTCCGCTCGACCGCCTCCGGCGCGGCGACTATGGGTGTCCGCCGCTGCATTTAGTTGCTACAGCTGCGGCTACTAGGGGGCTGGAGTAGACGACAAAGGACTGTCCCTGCTGAAGCTTCCTGACCGTGCTTGCCTACTCTTCGGTTTCTACGTGTGTGGATGTGGGCAAATTTAATGATTCTTGTGCGTATGTGTATGGACAAATTTGATGTTTCCTGTAGATAGAAGGATAAAAGCTTCACAATCAATGTGAATATGCAATTTCAATGTTTGTCATCCAAGCAGGATTTAGTATTGAAACCTCACAGATTCCATGAGGCAATTCAGTGAACAACCAAACAAGTGAATTCGTATTCATGTCCATTTCAGTTTCCTTGCTGAAATGGTATTCCAACCAATTCATTACAGAGCCTTCCAATATGGACATCCAAACGCAGCGTTAACCTAAACCCATGTTTGAGCTTGAGAATCAAAATCCCTCTGTTCCATTGGAACTAAAACCATGCCAAAAGCCTTAAAAAAAAACCATGCCAAAAGGTATTTACCAAGACCAATGAATTTTCTTTTTGACCAAACATTCTACTTGTAGTTCCATCACTTGAATGACATGGGATCAGCATGAGAAACAAGCAAGGCAAAAATGGTGTCAGTACATGATGTTACATAGATAAGCATCATTTTGACATTAGTACAGGGGCCAAGACCTCAAAGGCAAGTACCAAACGACTACACTCGACTCTTTTGAGCATTACATCAGCAACATCAACCTCGTATTTTTCTTCCCTCGCTGAACCAAAGGCCATCAGGGACTCATCTTGTCCAAAATTTGACACTCCTATTACATAACGAAGGGAATGATCCATCACAGGACAGCTACTTCCTCGCCTTCTTGCTCCGGTGCGTGTTCTTGGGCGTCGAGCCGTCCTGCTTGCGTTTCTTGTTCAGTTGCTTCGCCTTCCTGGCTGCCACGGCGGGCCGCTTGGCCTTGCGGGCACTGTCGCTTTGTCCCGTCTCGCTAGGCCTGCCTTGCTGCTTCCCTTGGTTGACGGGGCGCCGGGCCACCTTCACCTTCTTCACGACGCCAGATTTGGTCGACTTCAGGCCTTGGTAAGACAGGCTTGCCGGCGCCTTGCGTTTGTTGCTGTCGCTGCCTTCACGGGACTTGCTGCCTGGCGTGAAAGGTGCCTTCTGTTTTGGAGTGCCGCGCTTTTTCCCAGAATCTGTCTTCTTTGGTGTCCCATCGGTTGCTTTTGCGTGGGTGAGCCTCAAAAAGCGATCTCTGATCTTAAGGCCACGTTTTTTGACAACAGAGTTAGCAGCTTCCTGCGTAACACACATTAAAACAATTATTATGAGATCCTGACGAGATAACAATGTATGCAGAGAATGTGGAAAATTGTTCAGAGCATTTCACAAGATGATAGCCAAAGGTCATTCATTATAAGATGTTATGTTCCTCAGAAAACAGAGTACCATAGTAAGTCACAATGTCACAAGTGCATATTGTATATTATCAGTGGATAAAGTAATGAACTGACTGGACAATTCTAGTAAACAGATGCAATTGACAAGCCAGGATCATAATAAGCCTTCAAAGTAGAAATACTTATCCGGCATGGAGTTTACTACTCTTAAGTAGTTTATAACTGAAGGCATGGAGTTTAGTACTGTAAGTATTTTATAACTGAACTGGTTCAACATAAACTTTTCTGGACAACACTTACAAGATGCTATCGTTTTTCCATTCTGCTCAGTAGGTTAAAGATAATCAACACTCAACAATGTAAGACACCATAAATGAACTCTGTTGGTAGAGATGCAGTTCAGCAAGTATTGGGTTGTGAGTCTACAAATGGCTTAAATATTTACAGCCTGCTTATAAACTGATGTTTCCGTTGTAAATATGTACTCCATCCataattacttgtcgcagaaatggatagaAATGGAGTAGTTAGCAAGGAAGTCTTGAACTCATTCTTTTCACATGTAATACTAGCATTTAACCATATGACATGATTAACGATACTATCTTCAAGGAATGTTTTGCACAATCACACAAGAATTAACAAATTCTACTGTTAATAAACTACTTATGCACCCGACAAATTTTGACTGTTGCAAAGAGTCAGAACTCAGAATAACTCAAGCGGGAAGAtgaaggataagaaaattataccCTTGTTTTGAATAGAACATAAGCGATACCCTTTCCTAGGCTTGAATCTGGATCTCTGACAACACGTATAGCTTCAACATCACCTTGTGGCCCACTGGGACCGCAGAACAGCTGGTAGAGCTCCTCATCCTGATGTGCCACCAAGAAGCAAAGTTGACACTGGTTACTTAGTTTATATGGACATTGTGGTGCTACTGCTATCATTTCTTTAAAAAGAACAACAAAGAGCCATACAAGAATGGACACATCATACATACCTTTACATCGAATGGAAGGTTACCAACAAACACTGTCCTCTTTCTGTCATAAAGTGGTCCTTCTCCTCTTAGCTTTTTACGAGGCGGACACGCCATGTCAACACGGATGTGATTGCCATTGAACTAGAGGATTCAAAATTCAGATAGATACATTGTATTAGTAGATATGGGATATGGCACAGAAAGTTCTTAAGATGTACTTAAGCTTTACGAAGCAATTTGTTATCAGCTGTAACTTGTAAGACAGGGAACACACCAGTGCCATATTGTGAGATAAAGCTGTCCGCGCACACTGCTCATCTTTGAAGACGATGTAGGCATGTACACTGCAAAGAATATAAGACGATAAGAGTTGGAAAAGCAGCAGGCATACAGTACGTTTGTAGCACAAAACAGCTAAACAATTCCTTGTGTTCCACCATCGTCTTACAACACAGTGGTCTATTAATTTGGACATATATTGAGTGGCAGTACTATTTATACCAAGAACATGAAAGCTAAGAAAACCCTTACAATACAGTACTTGTGACCAAAATGGAATTCTGTGAAGGATGTGCCTTTCTGGTGTCACTGTGCTACTAGATATTTGTGCATTCAGCTCAGTACCATATATAGCCTAAGCGGCATAACAGTGCAGAGGGACTAAACTAAAAGTGAAAACAATGAGTTACTTTGCTTTATTATCATATGGAAAGTATACATGTGTGAACAAGGGACTAAGGAATAGTTTCACGAAAATTATGTGACGCTGAATAGCACTTAGAGATACTTTTATCTTTCAAGTATGAACTGGAACTAAATAGAACATAACAACTTGTGCATATTAACAGCTAATAAAAACAAAGGGAAAAAATGTAGCACCAAGTTATAATTAAGGCCATTTAACCGTGTACAGAGGAATAATTAGTCATTGCAGGAGTAGCACAGAAATGCCAAGCTCTAACAACAGGGGCAGCTCTGAATTTCTAATTGCAGTCAGGTGCTTCTTACGTTAAGAAATTCCAACTAAAATTTTATGGCAACCAGCACAAAGCAGATGGGGAAAATCGTCTATCTATCCAAGTATAGCATAAATTCAGCTTGTTACGCAATAATAACCCGAACAATGCACTGCTAGCAATCTATATTATGTAACAATGC encodes:
- the LOC125553242 gene encoding protein NUCLEAR FUSION DEFECTIVE 2 → MASPPPATLAAAVLLLLLVVSHPLASGLEPSLPASSPFDAALAALQGRIGYAFGSPDLLRRAMTHASYSRENGRALAVLGLAAAESAAALRALAADRDAPASAVSRAARDAAGEPACAAAGARAGIPGVVRVAGSIKASAPPVVCGALRALLGAVAVDNGTADAAAEVFWRLHVVTAAAM